The Amphiura filiformis chromosome 6, Afil_fr2py, whole genome shotgun sequence genome segment caaaaaaattaggtcttttgggaaaaaatccatatcttcaatatgaaatgtcaaaattttcaattgaccgtcggcttttcctccctgctacatacactttaagaatatgtcattagatttatataatttacttcgaggactgttatatatcaaaatttgaaaaatatcaaatttttataatttgtcataaaatttgtattatattgtgatttaaaaaatgaaaattatttgatatcagaaagacatgcttcgtattcagaatgcaattcgataggtctgaggtgctctcatgtcccacaaaaaatactgtcgaaacgcaataaacgctcattttggatcccttaaggcagTGTACCATTACATTTCCTACATGACTAATCGAGGATGACCAGTGACATACAGGTACTCTGGTAACAAAGGCAACATTTCCAATAGGTTTATGTGTACTTTTCAATCGGTATCTTTTTTATTCAAAGGGCCATCATGGCAATAAATTGGGCTATTAAGGCAAATGAGGCATTAACATTAATTGAGGAACAAAACGAGGATttgttttgctatttcagtttttaaaaacatttttacacatcgattttgagttattatctcgtaCTGAATgaagtatacagcctgtctcaaacaaattgtgcaagggaaaagcgccctctttggcaattataaaACACGTTGTGACATGACGATCAACGTCACGGACGTAGTCTTtactctcaaatgccgtttgttctgttcaatttgcttgttttaatttcgagatatgtttagttaataacgaaagggtaaaatcacaattgtgccacttttactagggaagatggctgtacatgtaaatcaatgatagcatcaagtttatcaagagttccttcgtgaaatcaaaagaatgcatcaattacactaCAATACAAAATTGCTATCATGATACTGGTATAATGATTCTTTTTTTCctcttgaaacagattaaaagataaataaatatttcacattctgctgtaaaattaaatacatgtgcatgttaatgattttatcatggtaaatactgttttctttgtcactcaatacatgttaaaagacaaacaaaatttgcacatttataggttaatgatcgcgtattacttgttgggagagaaattagacaaaataatgcacgcgcgctgatgttgacgCGTCTAATGCACGAACCCCGAAGGGGAAGTGCATTAGATGCACCAACATCAGTTATCATAGATTTACATCTacaagccctcttccctagtaaaagtggcacaattgtgattttaccctttcgttgttaactgaacatatctcgagaataaaacaagcaaattgaacagaacaaacggcttTTGAGAGCTACAACTGCGCCTTTGAcgatgatgtaagcatcatgtcacaacggtatttcctaattgccaaagagggcgctttcacTTGCACGATTTTTTGGAGACAGGCTGCATACATTATGTGATATGTTTAGATACCAagttatgaacaattttacaCTTCAAAGGCGATTGCCCATCATCGTGAATATCATAAAGTATGCTCAATTATTGACTATAATTGGTATCTGAGTTAATAGCATATTGATCTTCAACCACAGGATCAAAGTTACCAATCTCTTTTTCTGGAGCTGTTTTATGCTGCTGCGATGATTGTAGAGATGTTTGGTGAGTCATACTTATATTCTGAGAAATCGATACATtttgtgatggtgatgttgtaCGAATGGTCTCGGGTTTCTTCTTAGAACCGCATACCTTAAGTTTCCTGAGGAGTATCAAGTAACCTTCTCGAAAGTTCTGATGAGTAAGACCATAGATAACGCTATTTGTACTGCTGCTTAGATGCGCGAATCCTGTAGCGAAGATAATGTAAGTCCGGGGTAGGTTAGTGACATCGGGAAGCAGAAGAAGGACTGCATATGGGGACCAAAGAGCGCAGAACACAATCCAGATGATGAGAACAGATCGCAAGAGACGAAGATCTGTAACGGCAATTTTGCTGCTAGCAGATGGCGGCAGATCAGATTCTTGCATCTTACGAAGGGCCTTCTTGATAGATCTTGAAAACAGTAAAATTCTGATGTAAGAGTAAGTCAGAAGGGTCGCAGGAATACCAAATTGCCAAATCATAAGAAATATTGAATATCCATAGCGTGGCATGAAGTCGTAGGTGCAGTACAAGATGTCTTCCACGTAACTATGCTCTCCCCAGCCTGCTAACGCGGGAACATCAATCATAAAAGTTAGAATCCATAAACCAGCTATCATGAATGGTACCGTGTGTGTATTATATATTACAGGATACACACGTCGATGACAGATACATATGTACCGATTAAGTGATATTGCTGTGATACTCCACAATGAGCAACAGCATGATGTAACGCAGATGCAACCAAGAAAATTACAGAAAATTGGGTTATCTTTGAAAATTTTACCATTGGTATAAATACCAATGATTCCAAAAGTATCAGTGATAAGACATATCATCAAATCTGCGACGGCTAAGTTGACGATGAATGCGTTGCTTATCACGCGAAGTTTCTTGTGAACGAAAACGGCTCCAATAACCATAAAGTTGCCCAGAATGCCGGTAAAACCCATGATAAACATAACCACAGCGTAGAGGATATCAATAAGGTCGTTGTTTTCAACTTCGTTCCCCGAATTGACGGTTGTGAACATTTCGGCCCATACCCATTCTGAGGATGGCGTAATGGTTTGATTTGAAACGTTGGCGTTCCAATTCATCTCGATACCAATAGTTTTGTTTATATTGAAGGTATGAAATCTTCTGTTCCAAAGTCAAAAACAGCTATTACAATTGATCCAGTCCTGTAATTCGCAAGAAAATCTTTTGTTAGCCTAAATCTCTGTCCAGAAGAAACAATGAAGAGAAATCACGTTTATTTAGTATAAATTATTGGCGTAGCTGTGAAGACTTCAACTAAGATCGGCGTTAGCCCGAGTTCGTGGCTTCGAATCCCAGCGGCGCCAACgtggtgtaggcctactttggcaAGGTACTTAGGTACTTAAGTACCTCACTCAGCTCACAACCAAACCATGTGCAATGGTGAGCTGTTTGGGACAATTACAAGCCAAGTGCTGAGAGGCGGTGCGCTACGGTTGCGCCCTTGTTGATTCTGATGTTTCTTACTGGCAGCAGAATAAATTGTTGCTAGTGTGCTGATATACGTTACGGAGCTTCACTCACGGCGGTGAAGTGCGCCTTCAATCACAAATaggtatatatttttaatttgcaacgTTTAGTCCAGCACCAGTCCTGATGATATCCAGAAGTGAAACAACACCAATTACTACATTAAAGAAAAATAATGTGGTGTTCGACTTTTACATAATAATAAGCTCACGAGGCAAATAACAAAACGCTTGTAGATTCATATAATCCTGGCCTGTGATGCGTTTGTGTTGGGGCGTGAATGTGGCGTGGAAGCGGGTATACGTGGGAAGGGGGTGgaggggggtgggtgtgtgtatgtTTGTGCGGTGTATGCTGGTGTTATTGATGAGATTGTTCAATTTGTTAGTCAGCCCTAAGAGCATCTTTTAGGCGGAATAGTGCGCAAAGTTTACCCTGATGTTTCCCTTGCTGACTGCAGAGGACAATGTAACAAACacaatcaatatacagggtgtctcaatcaAAATAGGTCCTGTGGATTGGGCCCGGGATTAGGGaacttaaaatgtcggcagtaaaatcaaaacatttttaaagattcaaaagccgtgacgtttcttctttaaaatggtgCACGTAACATCAAAAATCCGTTCTcccgtcactgagataattggacttttacaaaTAAACccattttggaccgttccaatggggcaatacattGAAcactaatgtgctgcattgtagtttattaTGGACAAAcgaattttaaaaatcaaccaatcaattaatctcccaaagaatgtttttcacacctttTTATTTGGGTTAAGCATCAATAGGGCCAAGCGGTCACTTTCATAGTATACACATGCATGACCAGAAAAACACGAAAAGGGGTTCGTTCCCAAGAATGTGTCTTACGAATGGCGTTTAGAGGCCCAAAAACTGActagtgattttcaaaacatagccTAAACAAGATTTACCCTCTTTAGCACAAACATCCCCGTACAGGAATTTAGAGCATTTTAACACAAATAagcatgaatttttttttatttgaatggtATCACCAATGCAGGATTTAAAAAGAATACACCCTTTATATGATTTCTTTATCATTTTCCAATATTTATGTTTGAGTGATGGTCCTGGTGCAAATCAGTTGAGGAAACACGCTTTGCGAATTAGCGGGATCCATAAATGACTCCTAAACCATGTAAACTATGTTTAACGCATCAACTAGCGAATCGCAATTCGCACGATTCATTCTCTGAAAAAGACCCGTTTTCCTGGTCACGAATGTGTACATGGCccttttgttgcttgagaaatgtatgaactatatttttagaaggtatattttcacatatttttaaccCAAAGAGTATGGTGTGAAAAACATTATTTGAgacattgattgattggttggttgatatTTTCAACTACAATGAAGCACATTATTGTATTGCCCCATTGAAACGGTCCAAAAAACAGGTATATTTGTACATGCTGTACAATCCttattatctcagtgacgcgtgaacagattttgatgatttgtgcaCCATCTTAAAGACAAAACGTCATGGTTCTTGAAACTacaaaaaagttttaattttactgccaACATTTTAAGTTACGTTCCCTTATCCACAGgccctatttttattgagacatcTTTATGCTTGTTTTTTAATGGGACCGTAACTTTGTAGTGTATGTAATGGTGTTATAAGTGGTATGTTGTGAGAGCATCCAaagtcaggaaagtctacttcAATG includes the following:
- the LOC140154664 gene encoding melatonin receptor type 1B-like encodes the protein MFTTVNSGNEVENNDLIDILYAVVMFIMGFTGILGNFMVIGAVFVHKKLRVISNAFIVNLAVADLMICLITDTFGIIGIYTNGKIFKDNPIFCNFLGCICVTSCCCSLWSITAISLNRYICICHRRVYPVIYNTHTVPFMIAGLWILTFMIDVPALAGWGEHSYVEDILYCTYDFMPRYGYSIFLMIWQFGIPATLLTYSYIRILLFSRSIKKALRKMQESDLPPSASSKIAVTDLRLLRSVLIIWIVFCALWSPYAVLLLLPDVTNLPRTYIIFATGFAHLSSSTNSVIYGLTHQNFREGYLILLRKLKVCGSKKKPETIRTTSPSQNVSISQNISMTHQTSLQSSQQHKTAPEKEIGNFDPVVEDQYAINSDTNYSQ